A region of Micromonospora sp. WMMD882 DNA encodes the following proteins:
- a CDS encoding bifunctional oligoribonuclease/PAP phosphatase NrnA encodes MPPLPVRAEGFPAESDWAAAVDAVRGLDPDARVLLICHVNPDGDALGSMLGFGLGLRRLGLRRVQATFPGPPEVPEPFRELPGLELLVPATEAYQDPELVLCFDAASESRLGELVDRLATGGTAVVLDHHASNTGFGDVRLVQAGAAATSVVAEELLRRLDVPLDAGIAECLYVALATDTGSFRFDATTPEVHRLAARLLDTGIRPGEISRRIFDTRPLGAVRLYGDVLGRARLEPAAAGGHGFVWTYATLDDLARHEQRPYVLEPLIDSVRCAAEADVSCVLKQIAEDGWAVSLRSKGAVDVSQVAVTLDGGGHRFAAGFTGWGTAPEVVARIRDALDAAVVHREDQG; translated from the coding sequence GTGCCGCCGCTTCCCGTCCGGGCGGAGGGCTTTCCCGCCGAGTCCGACTGGGCCGCGGCGGTGGACGCGGTGCGGGGCCTCGACCCGGACGCCCGGGTCCTGTTGATCTGCCACGTCAACCCGGACGGGGACGCGCTCGGCAGCATGCTCGGTTTCGGTCTGGGGTTGCGTCGGCTGGGGTTGCGTCGGGTGCAGGCGACCTTCCCCGGCCCGCCGGAGGTTCCCGAGCCGTTCCGTGAGCTGCCCGGTCTGGAGCTGCTGGTCCCGGCGACCGAGGCGTACCAGGATCCGGAGCTGGTCCTCTGTTTCGACGCGGCGAGCGAGTCGCGGCTGGGTGAGCTGGTCGACCGGTTGGCGACCGGCGGCACGGCGGTGGTGCTGGACCATCACGCCTCGAACACCGGCTTCGGGGACGTCCGGTTGGTGCAGGCGGGCGCCGCGGCGACCTCGGTGGTCGCCGAGGAGCTGCTGCGGCGGCTCGACGTGCCGCTGGACGCCGGCATCGCCGAGTGCCTCTACGTCGCGTTGGCGACCGACACCGGCTCGTTCCGGTTCGACGCCACCACGCCGGAGGTGCACCGGCTGGCGGCCCGGCTGCTCGACACCGGCATCCGTCCGGGGGAGATCTCCCGCCGGATCTTCGACACCCGTCCGCTCGGGGCGGTCCGTCTCTACGGCGACGTGCTGGGCCGGGCCCGGCTGGAGCCGGCGGCGGCCGGTGGGCACGGTTTCGTCTGGACGTACGCGACCCTGGACGACCTGGCCCGGCACGAGCAGCGCCCGTACGTGCTGGAACCCTTGATCGACTCGGTGCGGTGCGCCGCCGAGGCGGACGTGAGCTGTGTGCTCAAGCAGATCGCCGAGGACGGCTGGGCGGTCTCGTTGCGCAGCAAGGGCGCGGTGGACGTCAGTCAGGTGGCGGTGACCCTGGACGGCGGCGGGCACCGGTTCGCGGCGGGTTTCACCGGGTGGGGCACGGCCCCCGAGGTGGTGGCCCGCATCCGCGACGCCCTGGACGCCGCTGTCGTCCACCGGGAGGATCAGGGCTGA
- a CDS encoding pitrilysin family protein, giving the protein MTRTLSDDPLGGTVRRTVLPSGLRVLTEAIPAMRSVSFGVWVAVGSRDETGPQAGAAHFLEHLLFKGTHKRTALDISAEIEAVGGETNAFTTKEYTCYYARVLDEDLPLAIDVMCDLVADSLLEAADVETERGVILEEIAMHDDEPGDEVHDLFARAVYGDHPLGRLISGTEETVTPMTRRQIQSFYRKRYVPPQIVIAAAGNLDHAAVVRLVRQALKGTPLDTDPASPAAHRTNTPAVRTKPATRLVEAKETEQAHVLLGCPGIDRLDERRFALGVLNNVLGGGMSSRLFQEIRERRGLAYSVYSYASQYADSGLFAVYAGCAPGKLDEVLDLTRAELARVATDGLTETEVARGKGMSKGSFVLGLEDTGSRMSRLAKGELLYGDLMPVDELLTRVDAVTVDDVNVLAAELLSRPMSLAVVGPFGPDDFSG; this is encoded by the coding sequence GTGACCCGGACGTTGAGCGACGACCCGCTGGGCGGCACGGTGCGACGTACCGTCCTGCCCAGCGGGCTGCGGGTGCTCACCGAGGCGATCCCGGCGATGCGCAGCGTCTCGTTCGGCGTCTGGGTGGCCGTCGGCTCCCGTGACGAGACCGGGCCGCAGGCCGGCGCCGCGCACTTCCTGGAGCACCTGCTCTTCAAGGGCACCCACAAGCGGACCGCGTTGGACATCTCCGCCGAGATCGAGGCGGTCGGCGGTGAGACGAACGCGTTCACCACCAAGGAGTACACCTGCTACTACGCCCGGGTGCTGGACGAGGACCTGCCGCTGGCCATCGACGTGATGTGCGACCTGGTCGCCGACTCGCTGCTGGAGGCGGCGGACGTGGAGACCGAGCGCGGGGTGATCCTCGAAGAGATCGCCATGCACGACGACGAGCCCGGCGACGAGGTGCACGACCTGTTCGCCCGGGCCGTCTACGGCGACCATCCGCTCGGTCGGCTGATCTCCGGCACCGAGGAGACGGTGACGCCGATGACCCGCCGGCAGATCCAGAGCTTCTACCGGAAGCGGTACGTCCCGCCGCAGATCGTGATCGCCGCCGCCGGGAACCTCGACCACGCCGCCGTGGTGCGGCTGGTCCGGCAGGCGCTCAAGGGCACCCCGCTGGACACCGACCCGGCGTCGCCGGCCGCGCACCGGACGAACACCCCGGCGGTACGGACGAAGCCGGCGACCAGGCTGGTGGAGGCGAAGGAGACCGAGCAGGCGCACGTGCTCCTCGGCTGCCCGGGCATCGACCGGCTCGACGAGCGGCGGTTCGCTCTGGGCGTGCTCAACAACGTCCTCGGCGGCGGGATGTCCTCCCGGCTGTTCCAGGAGATCCGGGAGCGCCGCGGCCTGGCCTACTCGGTCTACTCCTACGCCAGCCAGTACGCCGACTCGGGCCTGTTCGCCGTCTACGCCGGCTGCGCGCCGGGCAAGCTGGACGAGGTGCTCGACCTGACCCGCGCCGAGCTGGCCCGGGTGGCCACCGACGGGCTCACCGAGACCGAGGTGGCCCGTGGCAAGGGCATGAGCAAGGGGTCGTTCGTGCTCGGCCTGGAGGACACCGGCTCCCGGATGAGCCGGCTGGCCAAGGGCGAGCTGCTCTACGGGGACCTGATGCCGGTCGACGAGCTGCTGACCCGGGTGGACGCGGTCACCGTCGACGACGTCAACGTCCTCGCCGCCGAGCTGCTGAGTCGCCCGATGTCGTTGGCGGTGGTCGGCCCGTTCGGCCCGGACGACTTCTCCGGCTGA
- a CDS encoding bifunctional riboflavin kinase/FAD synthetase — protein sequence MQRWRGYEAAPGGWGRSVVTIGVFDGVHRGHQATIGHAVARARELGVRSVVVTFDPHPSEVVRPGSHPAVLSEAARQAELIEELGVDVLCVVPFTPEFSRLPAEAFVHDILVEHLHAALVVVGENFRFGHRAAGDVALLERLGRTFGFAVEGAPLVASDGTVFSSTYIRACVDAGDVTAAAAALGRPHRLEGVVVRGDQRGRELGFPTANLLCHRHAAVPADGIYAARLVRRGHPQPLAAAVSIGTNPTFSGRERRVEAYVLDFTGDLYGERLALDFVARLREQRRYDSIEPLIAQMNEDVDRARTALA from the coding sequence ATGCAGCGCTGGCGGGGGTACGAGGCGGCGCCCGGCGGGTGGGGACGGTCGGTGGTCACCATCGGCGTCTTCGACGGGGTGCACCGTGGCCACCAGGCCACCATCGGGCACGCGGTGGCGCGGGCCCGGGAACTGGGCGTCAGGTCGGTGGTGGTGACCTTCGACCCGCACCCGTCCGAGGTGGTCCGGCCCGGCTCGCACCCGGCGGTGCTCAGCGAGGCGGCCCGGCAGGCCGAGCTGATCGAGGAGCTCGGCGTGGACGTGCTCTGCGTGGTGCCGTTCACCCCGGAGTTCTCCCGGCTGCCCGCCGAGGCGTTCGTGCACGACATCCTGGTCGAGCATTTGCACGCCGCCCTGGTGGTGGTCGGCGAGAACTTCCGGTTCGGGCACCGGGCCGCCGGTGACGTCGCGCTGCTGGAGCGGCTCGGCCGGACGTTCGGTTTCGCCGTGGAGGGGGCGCCGCTGGTCGCCTCCGACGGGACGGTCTTCTCGTCCACGTACATCCGGGCCTGCGTGGACGCCGGGGACGTCACCGCCGCCGCCGCCGCGCTCGGCCGCCCGCACCGGCTGGAGGGGGTCGTGGTCCGGGGCGACCAGCGGGGCCGTGAGCTGGGCTTCCCGACCGCCAACCTGCTCTGTCACCGGCACGCGGCGGTGCCCGCCGACGGCATCTACGCCGCCCGGCTGGTCCGGCGCGGACATCCGCAGCCGTTGGCCGCGGCGGTCTCCATCGGCACGAACCCGACCTTCTCCGGGCGGGAGCGCCGGGTCGAGGCGTACGTGCTGGACTTCACCGGCGACCTGTACGGCGAGCGGCTGGCTCTGGACTTCGTGGCGCGCCTGCGTGAGCAACGCCGGTACGACTCGATCGAGCCGCTGATCGCCCAGATGAACGAGGACGTCGACCGCGCCCGTACCGCCCTGGCCTGA
- a CDS encoding DUF503 domain-containing protein: MFTGTAVFDLLLPGDSRSLKAKRSYVRPIVAALRRFDVSAAEVGALDLHGRAEIAVAVVAAEAAHVREVLDSCERLVVGRPEVELLSVHRRLHGVDD; encoded by the coding sequence ATGTTCACCGGAACCGCGGTCTTCGACCTGCTGCTGCCGGGCGACTCCCGGTCGCTCAAGGCCAAGAGATCATACGTACGGCCGATCGTCGCGGCGTTGCGTCGCTTCGACGTGTCGGCTGCCGAAGTGGGAGCGCTCGACCTGCACGGTCGGGCCGAGATAGCGGTGGCCGTGGTGGCGGCGGAGGCGGCCCACGTCCGCGAGGTGCTCGACTCGTGCGAGCGTCTCGTGGTCGGTCGCCCGGAGGTGGAGCTGCTGTCGGTCCACCGGCGTCTGCACGGCGTGGACGACTGA
- a CDS encoding MATE family efflux transporter has protein sequence MGASAVAGPPAVPARRIVGLALPALVVLAAEPLYVLVDTAVVGHLGRLPLAAVAVGGTVLTLIAWLGTVLAYGTTGRSARRFGSGDRAAAVAEGVQASWLAGAAGLTVALGMQLAAGPLARALVGSGGEVADAATQWLRIAALGAPGLLLAAAGNGWLRGVQDTRRPLWFVLGPNLLSALLCPLLVYPAGLGLVGSAVANVIAQTLCGGLFIAALVTERVPLRPRPQVIRRHLVLGRDLLIRGAAFQASFLSATAVAARSGADALGAHQIVVQLWFFTVLLLDALAIAAQALVGAALGAGDAAGARALARRVALVGGVCGVAFAVLATAAGGLLPTLFSSDPLVRAQAAAVWPWFVVIQPIGGVVFALDGVLIGAGDVRYLRNLTVLAASTGFLPAVWLSHAFDLGLAGIWTALVLFVALRLAGLARRLRSDRWAVAGVD, from the coding sequence ATGGGAGCTTCCGCCGTGGCCGGTCCGCCGGCCGTGCCGGCCCGCCGGATCGTCGGGCTGGCCCTGCCGGCGCTGGTCGTGCTCGCCGCCGAGCCGCTGTACGTGCTCGTCGACACGGCGGTGGTCGGTCACCTGGGCCGGCTTCCGTTGGCCGCCGTCGCGGTCGGCGGGACGGTGCTGACCCTGATCGCCTGGCTCGGCACCGTGCTGGCCTACGGCACCACCGGTCGGTCGGCCCGCCGGTTCGGCTCGGGCGACCGGGCGGCGGCGGTGGCCGAGGGCGTCCAGGCGTCCTGGCTGGCCGGCGCCGCCGGCCTCACCGTCGCGCTCGGCATGCAGCTCGCGGCCGGGCCGTTGGCGCGGGCCCTCGTCGGCTCCGGCGGCGAGGTGGCCGACGCGGCGACCCAGTGGCTGCGGATCGCCGCCCTCGGCGCGCCCGGCCTGCTGCTGGCCGCCGCCGGCAACGGCTGGCTGCGTGGCGTCCAGGACACCCGACGCCCACTGTGGTTCGTGCTCGGGCCCAACCTGCTGTCCGCCCTGCTCTGCCCCCTGCTGGTCTACCCGGCGGGGCTGGGCCTGGTCGGTTCGGCGGTGGCGAACGTCATCGCGCAGACCCTCTGCGGCGGGCTCTTCATCGCCGCCCTGGTCACCGAGCGGGTTCCCCTGCGACCCCGCCCGCAGGTCATCCGCCGGCACCTGGTGCTCGGTCGGGACCTGCTCATCCGGGGGGCGGCCTTCCAGGCCAGCTTCCTGTCCGCGACCGCCGTCGCGGCCCGGTCCGGCGCCGACGCGCTGGGCGCGCACCAGATCGTCGTCCAGCTCTGGTTCTTCACCGTGCTGCTGCTCGACGCCCTCGCCATCGCCGCCCAGGCCCTGGTCGGAGCGGCCCTCGGGGCCGGCGACGCCGCCGGGGCGCGGGCGCTCGCCCGCCGCGTCGCCCTGGTCGGCGGGGTTTGCGGGGTGGCGTTCGCGGTGCTGGCGACCGCCGCCGGCGGCCTGCTCCCCACGCTGTTCAGCTCCGATCCGCTGGTACGCGCCCAGGCCGCCGCGGTCTGGCCGTGGTTCGTCGTGATCCAGCCGATCGGCGGCGTGGTGTTCGCCCTCGACGGCGTGCTGATCGGCGCGGGCGACGTTCGTTACCTGCGGAACCTCACCGTGCTGGCCGCGTCGACCGGCTTCCTGCCGGCGGTCTGGCTCAGCCACGCCTTCGACCTGGGTCTCGCCGGCATCTGGACGGCGCTCGTCCTGTTCGTCGCGCTCCGCCTCGCGGGGCTGGCGCGGCGGCTGCGCTCCGACCGCTGGGCGGTCGCCGGGGTCGACTGA
- the rbfA gene encoding 30S ribosome-binding factor RbfA, producing MTDPAKVRRHAERVRELVASVVRTQIKDPRLGMITITDARITADLRDATVFYTVLGDAAAQAGTAAALESAKGMLRSTVGKALGLRHSPTLTFVHDDVQEQVKHIDDLLTQARNADAEVQRLAARAEYAGDAQPYRVDEDADADDADDEAAEDVPSAGGDRR from the coding sequence ATGACGGATCCGGCCAAGGTACGCCGGCACGCCGAGCGGGTGCGTGAGCTGGTCGCGTCGGTGGTGCGGACCCAGATCAAGGACCCGCGCCTCGGCATGATCACTATTACCGACGCGCGGATCACCGCGGACCTGCGGGACGCCACGGTCTTCTACACGGTGCTCGGGGACGCCGCCGCGCAGGCGGGCACCGCCGCCGCGCTGGAGAGCGCCAAGGGCATGCTGCGCAGCACCGTCGGCAAGGCGCTCGGTCTGCGGCACTCGCCCACCCTGACCTTCGTCCACGACGACGTGCAGGAGCAGGTCAAGCACATCGACGACCTGCTGACCCAGGCCCGTAACGCCGACGCCGAGGTGCAGCGGCTCGCGGCCCGGGCCGAGTACGCCGGTGACGCCCAGCCGTACCGGGTGGACGAGGACGCCGACGCGGACGACGCCGACGACGAGGCGGCCGAGGACGTCCCGTCAGCCGGTGGGGACCGGCGGTGA
- the rpsO gene encoding 30S ribosomal protein S15: MALDQEAKAKIRSEYATAEGDTGSPEVQVAVLTKRIADLTEHLKVHKHDHHSRRGLLLLVGRRRRLLNYVQKKDINRYRSLIERLGLRR, translated from the coding sequence ATGGCGCTCGACCAGGAAGCCAAGGCCAAGATCCGCTCCGAGTACGCGACCGCCGAGGGGGACACCGGTTCCCCCGAGGTCCAGGTGGCGGTGCTCACCAAGCGGATCGCCGACCTCACCGAGCACCTCAAGGTGCACAAGCACGACCACCACAGCCGCCGTGGGCTGCTGCTGCTGGTCGGCCGGCGGCGTCGGCTGCTGAACTACGTCCAGAAGAAGGACATCAACCGCTACCGGTCGCTCATCGAGCGGCTCGGCCTGCGCCGGTGA
- a CDS encoding polyribonucleotide nucleotidyltransferase, producing MTENRLGTEARTAVIDNGSFGTREITFSTGRLARQAAGSVVAQLGETVVLSATTAGRQPKEQFDFFPLTVDVEERMYAAGRIPGSFFRREGRPSEDAILTCRLIDRPLRPSFVKGLRNEVQVVETILALDPQHPYDVVAINAASMSTKLSGLPFSGPIGATRMAHVDGQWVAFPTRDELGRATFDMVVAGRALPDGDVAIMMVEAEATEHTVALVAGGATAPTEEVVASGLEAAKPAIRELCRAQSELAEVAAKPVTEFPVFLDYQADVFDAVAELVRGEVAEALKIAGKADREEALDRVKAKVVEELGPRFEGREKELSAAFRSLSKSEVRNRVLREQVRMDGRGPRDIRPLSAEVGVLPRVHGSALFERGETQILGVTTLNMLRMEQMLDTLAPETRKRYMHNYNFPPYSTGETGRVGSPKRREIGHGALAERALIPVLPSREEFPYAIRQVSEALGSNGSTSMGSVCASTLGLLSAGVPLKAPVAGIAMGLISDEVEGKTEYVTLTDILGAEDAFGDMDFKVAGTRDFVTALQLDTKLDGIPSDVLAAALQQAHEARQTILDVMQAAIEAPATMSEYAPRVTTVKIPVDKIGMVIGPKGQTINAIQDETGAEISIEDDGTIYVGATNGPSAQAAVDRINGIANPTLPKAGERFLGTVVKTAAFGAFISLLPGRDGLLHISKVGDGKRVEKVEDFLNVGDRVEVEIADIDARGKIYLDKVRPEGAEAPAAEGGERPARERGDRAPRGERRGDGDGEDRPRRGDGGEGGERPRREGGEGGERPRRRTRHS from the coding sequence ATGACCGAGAACCGACTCGGCACCGAAGCCCGTACCGCCGTGATCGACAACGGCTCCTTCGGGACCCGTGAGATCACCTTCTCCACCGGCCGGCTGGCCCGTCAGGCCGCCGGCTCCGTCGTCGCCCAGCTCGGCGAGACGGTCGTCCTCTCCGCCACCACGGCCGGCAGGCAGCCGAAGGAGCAGTTCGACTTCTTCCCGCTGACCGTCGACGTCGAGGAGCGGATGTACGCCGCGGGCCGGATCCCCGGCTCGTTCTTCCGCCGCGAGGGCCGGCCCAGCGAGGACGCCATCCTCACCTGCCGGCTGATCGACCGGCCGCTGCGCCCGTCCTTCGTCAAGGGCCTGCGCAACGAGGTCCAGGTCGTCGAGACCATCCTCGCGCTGGACCCGCAGCACCCGTACGACGTGGTGGCGATCAACGCCGCCTCGATGTCCACCAAGCTCTCCGGCCTGCCGTTCTCCGGCCCGATCGGGGCGACCCGGATGGCCCACGTGGACGGCCAGTGGGTCGCCTTCCCGACCCGGGACGAGCTGGGCCGGGCCACCTTCGACATGGTCGTGGCCGGCCGGGCGCTGCCCGACGGCGACGTGGCGATCATGATGGTCGAGGCGGAGGCCACCGAGCACACCGTGGCCCTGGTCGCCGGTGGCGCGACCGCCCCCACCGAGGAGGTCGTCGCCAGCGGTCTGGAGGCCGCCAAGCCGGCCATCCGTGAGCTGTGCCGGGCGCAGAGCGAGCTGGCCGAGGTGGCCGCCAAGCCGGTCACCGAGTTCCCGGTCTTCCTGGACTACCAGGCCGACGTCTTCGACGCGGTGGCCGAGCTGGTCCGGGGCGAGGTCGCCGAGGCCCTCAAGATCGCCGGCAAGGCGGACCGCGAGGAGGCCCTCGACCGGGTGAAGGCCAAGGTCGTCGAGGAGCTGGGCCCGCGTTTCGAGGGCCGGGAGAAGGAGCTCAGCGCGGCGTTCCGGTCGCTGAGCAAGTCCGAGGTGCGCAACCGGGTGCTGCGCGAGCAGGTCCGGATGGACGGCCGGGGGCCGCGCGACATCCGTCCGCTGAGCGCCGAGGTCGGCGTCCTGCCCCGGGTGCACGGGTCGGCGCTGTTCGAGCGGGGCGAGACGCAGATCCTCGGCGTCACCACGCTGAACATGCTCCGCATGGAGCAGATGCTCGACACGCTCGCCCCGGAGACCCGCAAGCGCTACATGCACAACTACAACTTCCCGCCGTACTCGACCGGTGAGACCGGCCGGGTCGGCTCGCCGAAGCGGCGGGAGATCGGCCACGGCGCGCTGGCCGAGCGGGCGCTGATCCCGGTGCTGCCGTCGCGGGAGGAGTTCCCGTACGCGATCCGGCAGGTCTCCGAGGCGCTCGGCTCGAACGGCTCGACGTCGATGGGGTCGGTCTGCGCGTCCACGCTGGGCCTGCTCTCGGCCGGCGTGCCGCTGAAGGCCCCGGTGGCCGGCATCGCCATGGGCCTCATCTCCGACGAGGTCGAGGGCAAGACCGAGTACGTCACGCTCACCGACATCCTCGGCGCGGAGGACGCCTTCGGCGACATGGACTTCAAGGTCGCCGGCACCCGGGACTTCGTCACCGCGCTCCAGCTCGACACGAAGCTCGACGGCATCCCGTCGGACGTGCTGGCCGCCGCGCTCCAGCAGGCGCACGAGGCCCGGCAGACCATCCTCGACGTGATGCAGGCGGCGATCGAGGCCCCGGCCACTATGTCGGAGTACGCGCCGCGGGTCACCACGGTCAAGATCCCGGTCGACAAGATCGGCATGGTGATCGGCCCGAAGGGGCAGACCATCAACGCCATCCAGGACGAGACCGGCGCCGAGATCTCCATCGAGGACGACGGCACCATCTACGTCGGCGCGACCAACGGGCCCTCCGCCCAGGCCGCCGTCGACCGGATCAACGGCATCGCCAACCCGACCCTGCCGAAGGCGGGGGAGCGGTTCCTCGGCACGGTGGTCAAGACCGCCGCGTTCGGCGCGTTCATCTCCCTGCTGCCCGGCCGGGACGGCCTGCTGCACATCTCCAAGGTGGGCGACGGCAAGCGCGTGGAGAAGGTCGAGGACTTCCTCAACGTGGGTGACCGGGTCGAGGTGGAGATCGCCGACATCGACGCCCGCGGCAAGATCTACCTGGACAAGGTCCGTCCGGAGGGCGCGGAGGCGCCGGCCGCCGAGGGCGGCGAGCGTCCGGCCCGCGAGCGCGGTGACCGGGCCCCGCGGGGCGAGCGCCGCGGTGACGGCGACGGCGAGGACCGTCCGCGTCGCGGTGACGGCGGCGAGGGCGGCGAGCGCCCGCGCCGGGAGGGTGGCGAGGGCGGCGAGCGTCCGCGTCGCCGGACCCGGCACAGCTGA
- a CDS encoding DUF6186 family protein: MRSLAIGGFLMSLALLAVVEWAARREGSRVPTLGDVCAYVMQYEVGSVPVGRIGLFGFWWWLGWHFFAR; the protein is encoded by the coding sequence ATGCGCAGCCTGGCCATCGGTGGCTTCCTGATGTCGTTGGCGCTTCTCGCGGTCGTCGAGTGGGCGGCCCGACGGGAGGGCTCGCGGGTGCCGACCCTGGGCGACGTCTGCGCCTACGTCATGCAGTACGAGGTCGGCTCGGTGCCGGTGGGCCGGATCGGTCTCTTCGGTTTCTGGTGGTGGCTCGGCTGGCACTTCTTCGCCCGCTGA
- the truB gene encoding tRNA pseudouridine(55) synthase TruB, whose protein sequence is MSADGLIVVDKPGGMTSHDVVARIRRLARTRRVGHGGTLDPMATGVLVIGVGRATRLLTYVIGAEKSYTATIRLGQSTVTDDAEGEVTDRAPAGGLTDEAIRAVLAGLTGEIDQVPSAVSAIKIDGQRAYKRVRDGETVTLAARRVTVSRLAALAVRRGAPDVVDVDVDVTCSSGTYIRAIARDAGRALGVGGHLTALRRTAVGGFGLAEAATLTELEQRAPDVVGLPLAAAADRFFPRRDASADETRTLSHGGPLDPVGVHGPYAVFDPAGGLVAIVSERDGRARAEIVLAPA, encoded by the coding sequence GTGAGCGCAGATGGTCTGATCGTGGTGGACAAACCCGGCGGCATGACGTCGCACGACGTGGTGGCGCGGATCCGGCGGCTGGCGCGGACCCGACGGGTGGGACACGGCGGCACCCTCGACCCGATGGCGACCGGCGTGCTGGTCATCGGGGTCGGCCGGGCCACCCGGCTGTTGACGTACGTCATCGGGGCGGAGAAGAGCTACACGGCGACCATCCGGCTCGGGCAGAGCACCGTCACCGACGACGCCGAGGGAGAGGTCACCGACCGCGCCCCGGCCGGCGGGCTGACCGACGAGGCGATCCGGGCGGTGTTGGCCGGGCTCACCGGCGAGATCGACCAGGTGCCGAGCGCGGTCAGCGCCATCAAGATCGACGGCCAGCGGGCCTACAAGCGGGTCCGGGACGGCGAGACGGTGACGCTGGCCGCCCGCCGGGTCACCGTGTCCCGGCTGGCGGCGCTGGCCGTCCGGCGGGGCGCCCCGGACGTGGTGGACGTGGACGTGGACGTGACCTGCTCCTCCGGCACGTACATCCGGGCCATCGCCCGGGACGCCGGCCGCGCGCTGGGCGTCGGCGGCCATCTCACCGCCCTGCGACGTACCGCGGTCGGCGGGTTCGGCCTGGCCGAGGCGGCGACCCTGACGGAACTGGAGCAGCGCGCCCCCGACGTCGTCGGGTTGCCGCTCGCCGCGGCGGCCGACCGGTTCTTCCCCCGCCGCGACGCCAGCGCCGACGAGACGAGAACGCTCTCCCACGGCGGTCCGCTCGACCCGGTCGGCGTCCACGGGCCGTACGCGGTCTTCGACCCGGCCGGCGGGCTTGTCGCTATCGTCAGCGAACGGGACGGTCGGGCCCGGGCGGAGATCGTGCTCGCCCCGGCCTGA